A section of the Amblyomma americanum isolate KBUSLIRL-KWMA chromosome 2, ASM5285725v1, whole genome shotgun sequence genome encodes:
- the LOC144120290 gene encoding sulfotransferase 2A1-like, translating into MSGRRPYRQINDGVPRSAFLNQDVLRKSLSLRAAKGDIVQCTYPKSGSNWLQYLTQLIITKGKPILNYNEYTRNHRLIEYTECKEWKSDIPQRLLFTQLPLRLEAMNQDAKYIYMARNPWDVCVSQYRMMSDLSIFRFQDGSFEEFVQPFIEGDLGHEDYFDHVASGYALRDEPNVFFLTYEELKQDTRCTVLRLAHFLGEEYGRALEEDGQTLANVLEWSKPENMRKVVVMNLEENESPEWKDLFTKKKMTSKNGYEGNKNKYPLVKEAKIGCWKNYFTPELLTRFEAKIQAKGEKAFFMELWADIHDEAIAMSRMRA; encoded by the coding sequence ATGTCAGGACGGAGGCCCTACCGCCAAATCAACGATGGCGTTCCAAGAAGCGCTTTCCTTAATCAAGATGTCCTAAGGAAAAGCTTATCGTTACGTGCAGCCAAGGGAGACATCGTTCAGTGCACGTACCCAAAGAGTGGCTCGAACTGGCTCCAGTACCTAACGCAGCTGATTATCACAAAAGGCAAGCCCATTCTGAATTACAACGAATACACCCGCAACCACCGCTTAATCGAGTACACCGAATGCAAAGAATGGAAGTCAGATATCCCTCAACGACTGTTATTCACCCAACTCCCACTAAGACTGGAAGCCATGAATCAAGACGCCAAGTACATATACATGGCTCGAAACCCGTGGGACGTGTGCGTCTCCCAATATCGCATGATGTCTGACTTGAGCATTTTTCGATTTCAAGACGGATCATTCGAAGAGTTCGTACAGCCCTTCATAGAAGGGGACCTTGGCCACGAGGATTACTTTGACCACGTGGCTTCGGGATACGCCCTAAGGGACGAGccgaatgttttctttttaacttaTGAAGAGCTCAAGCAAGACACTAGATGCACTGTGCTCAGACTGGCTCATTTTCTGGGAGAGGAATATGGACGAGCTTTAGAAGAGGACGGGCAAACGCTGGCGAATGTTTTGGAATGGTCAAAACCTGAAAATATGAGGAAGGTCGTTGTGATGAATCTGGAAGAGAACGAGTCTCCTGAATGGAAAGATCTCTTCACGAAGAAAAAGATGACAAGCAAGAATGGATACGAGGGGAATAAAAACAAATACCCTTTGGTCAAAGAGGCCAAGATAGGATGTTGGAAGAATTACTTCACACCTGAGCTGCTGACTCGTTTCGAAGCCAAAATACAAGCAAAGggggaaaaagcgtttttcatgGAGCTGTGGGCTGACATTCATGACGAGGCCATCGCCATGTCGCGCATGCGAGCGTGA